Within the Thermosynechococcus sichuanensis E542 genome, the region CACTGCTAAATTCAGGGCCACAAATTTCACAGCCGGGCACGCCAGAGAGGAACATCTTCAGTTCGCGGCGGAAGGGATTGAGGACATAGACACCATCATTTTTGCCCAGACGTTCTGACCCAGGATTACCATCCGTTGCAATCCAAACATTGCCGGCGCGATCGAAGGTCAAGTTATCGGGTGCTGAGATTGGTGGTACCTCTCCGTTAGTGGGTGCACCATAAAGCACTAACTGGCGGTTCTGTTCTGAAGCCGTGGGATCGCCACAAAGCAAAGGCAGACGCCACTGAAACTGCAAGGCGGTGGGGTTATTCCCCTGCTCAATTATTTCAATCACGTGTCCCATGACGTTTTCAGGGCGGGGATTGGCGCCATCTGTGGCCTGAGCCTTTCGTTTTTCGTTGTAGGTTAGCGCTAGCCAGACACTTTTGGTGACGGGATTCCACTCGAAATCCTCTGGCCGGTCCATTTTTGTTGCCCCTAGGGCATCGGCAGCAGCGCGAGTGTAAATAAAACAGAGGGCAGGATCCTGTTGAAAGGCTGTCGGCAGATTGGGGTTGGGGGTAATTGTGCTGCCCTCAACGCGGGCGATCGCTCGCCATTCACCCGTCAGATCGTCATTAAAGCGAGCAACGTACAATTCTCCTTCATCCAAAAGGTTCAAATTCGCGGCGCGATCGTTGGCTTGGTACTTGCCCTTGGTAACGAATTTGTAGGCATACTCAAAGCGTTCATCATCCCCCATATAGACGACAACTCGACCATCGGGGGCAATCACCGTTGTTGCCGCCTCGTGGCGAAACCGTCCCAAGGCCGTACGTTTAATGGGGGCGCGATCTGGAGAGAGGGGATCTACCTCCACAACCCAGCCAAAGCGAAAGGCCTCTTGGGGTTCCTTCTCGATGTTGAAGCGATCTTCATAGAGATAAAAGCCATAGCGATCGGCCCGCTCATTAGGAATGTCATAGCGCTTATGCAGCTCCTTCACCATACCCGTGAGGTTACTATCACTGCCGCCAAAATAGGTATGGAAGTTTTCCTCACAGGTGAGTACCGTGCCCCAAGGGGTTTTGCCCGCTGAGCAGTTATTGAGCGTGCCATTCACCCGCGTTCCTGTCGGCTCCGCAGCCGTTTTCAAGAGGGGGTGACCTTTGGCAGGACCAGAAATCTCACAGAGGCTTGAACCCGTAATGCGGCGGTTGTAGGGAGAACCTTTTACATACTGCCAGCCGCCCTTGGTGTTTTTGGCAATCTCGACAATGGAGAGTCCATGGGCTTCCCGCTGAAGGGCTGCTTGCCATTGATTGGGGCGATCGCCCACGGTTTGAAACATCAGTTCAGGATTGGTGTATTCATGATTCACGACG harbors:
- a CDS encoding PhoX family protein, yielding MAEYFTDLLPRVLSRRTVLKTALFGAAGLTLATLTKGCATAPALGFPTIYPNTDDKITLPEGFEHGVVIRWGDALDGGENLDWNRIHQTVTEADVQRQQQCFGYNCDFVGYQTTPDGKHLLVVNHEYTNPELMFQTVGDRPNQWQAALQREAHGLSIVEIAKNTKGGWQYVKGSPYNRRITGSSLCEISGPAKGHPLLKTAAEPTGTRVNGTLNNCSAGKTPWGTVLTCEENFHTYFGGSDSNLTGMVKELHKRYDIPNERADRYGFYLYEDRFNIEKEPQEAFRFGWVVEVDPLSPDRAPIKRTALGRFRHEAATTVIAPDGRVVVYMGDDERFEYAYKFVTKGKYQANDRAANLNLLDEGELYVARFNDDLTGEWRAIARVEGSTITPNPNLPTAFQQDPALCFIYTRAAADALGATKMDRPEDFEWNPVTKSVWLALTYNEKRKAQATDGANPRPENVMGHVIEIIEQGNNPTALQFQWRLPLLCGDPTASEQNRQLVLYGAPTNGEVPPISAPDNLTFDRAGNVWIATDGNPGSERLGKNDGVYVLNPFRRELKMFLSGVPGCEICGPEFSSDYQTFFCAIQHPGEGAKSTADLPTRWPYGEEVVVPRPAVIAVWRRDGREVSA